From Gaiellales bacterium, one genomic window encodes:
- a CDS encoding alkaline phosphatase family protein, translating to MARPRRLMIVGLDCVAPEIVFDDMRDELPVLSGLMERGAWGKLESCDPPITVPAWSCMMSSKDPGTLGFYGFRNRKDHSYDGMAFATSEKVRADRLWDILSRAGKHVVALGVPQTFPPRQVNGEMVSCFLTPSTDSRYTYPEALKEEIREVVGDYMVDVPDYRTDDRERVVRDIHTMTERRFALARHLRDTRPWDFFMLVEMGPDRLHHALWRFYDPNHPDYVPGTSLEAAFRDYYRYLDSEVGSLIEGLGDDTALMVVSDHGAQAMFGGIQINEWLMQNGYLTLVDPPSEQTPIGRCTIDWPRTRVWADGGYYSRIFLNVNGREPDGTVDPADYEALRDELIGKLEALGDEDGNSIGTRVFRPEDLYHEVNNVAPDLIAYFGNLGWRSIGSVGDGRVHVRENDTGPDDANHAKFGISIFAGPGMPAAVPADARLFDIAPTVLTALGLPVPADMQGRSLV from the coding sequence ATGGCGCGTCCGCGGCGGCTGATGATCGTGGGGCTCGACTGCGTCGCGCCCGAGATCGTGTTCGACGACATGCGCGACGAGCTGCCCGTGCTGTCCGGGCTGATGGAGCGGGGGGCGTGGGGCAAGCTCGAGTCGTGCGACCCGCCCATCACCGTGCCGGCCTGGTCGTGCATGATGTCGTCGAAGGACCCGGGCACGCTCGGCTTCTACGGCTTCCGCAACCGCAAGGACCACTCCTACGACGGGATGGCGTTCGCCACGTCGGAGAAGGTGCGCGCCGACCGGCTCTGGGACATCCTCTCGCGGGCCGGCAAGCACGTCGTCGCGCTCGGGGTGCCGCAGACGTTCCCGCCCCGGCAGGTGAACGGCGAGATGGTGAGCTGCTTTCTCACCCCCTCGACGGACAGCCGCTACACCTATCCCGAAGCGCTGAAGGAGGAGATCCGCGAGGTCGTCGGCGACTACATGGTCGACGTGCCGGACTACCGCACGGACGACCGCGAGCGGGTCGTGCGCGACATCCACACGATGACCGAGCGCCGCTTCGCGCTCGCCCGCCACCTGCGCGACACGCGGCCGTGGGACTTCTTCATGCTGGTCGAGATGGGCCCCGACCGCCTGCATCACGCGCTGTGGCGGTTCTACGACCCGAACCACCCCGACTACGTGCCGGGGACGTCACTCGAGGCCGCCTTCCGCGACTACTACCGCTACCTCGACTCCGAGGTGGGGTCGCTGATCGAGGGCCTCGGCGACGACACGGCGCTCATGGTCGTCTCCGACCACGGCGCCCAGGCGATGTTCGGAGGCATCCAGATCAACGAGTGGCTGATGCAGAACGGCTACCTGACGCTCGTCGACCCGCCCTCCGAGCAGACGCCGATCGGCCGCTGCACGATCGACTGGCCGCGGACGCGGGTGTGGGCCGACGGCGGCTACTACTCGCGCATCTTCCTGAACGTGAACGGCCGCGAGCCCGACGGCACCGTCGACCCGGCCGACTACGAAGCGCTCCGCGACGAGCTGATCGGGAAGCTCGAGGCGCTGGGCGACGAGGACGGAAATTCGATCGGCACCCGCGTCTTCCGGCCCGAGGACCTCTACCACGAGGTGAACAACGTCGCGCCCGACCTGATCGCCTACTTCGGCAACCTGGGCTGGCGCTCGATCGGCTCGGTCGGTGACGGCCGCGTCCACGTGCGCGAGAACGACACCGGGCCGGACGACGCCAACCACGCCAAGTTCGGCATCTCGATCTTCGCCGGCCCGGGGATGCCCGCGGCGGTGCCGGCCGACGCGCGCCTGTTCGACATCGCGCCCACGGTGCTGACCGCGCTCGGCCTGCCCGTGCCCGCGGACATGCAGGGCCGGAGCCTCGTCTGA
- a CDS encoding class I SAM-dependent methyltransferase, whose amino-acid sequence MPATQSPSGITGEARLATQKALQRAFGTIEPIVPVPVKRRVRKALPRQVYKYVDPGWHRRGIGGMWEELGTLQFQYLVDHGLQPEHYLLDVGCGPLRGGWRFIEYLETGHYYGIDRRFDLIEAGRDFDLRPRGLIAKQPVLRELHHFEFGTLHRAFDFALAQSVFTHLSINEIMRCLVEMDRALAPAGKFFATFYEDTRGPREITDVQQKPGLVTHLDRDFFHYHLSVFEWLCEGTGLKVEYMGGWDNPRNQKMLCFTHRGE is encoded by the coding sequence ATGCCCGCGACCCAGAGCCCCAGCGGAATCACGGGCGAGGCCCGCCTCGCCACCCAGAAGGCCCTCCAGCGCGCGTTCGGGACGATCGAGCCGATCGTGCCCGTCCCCGTCAAGCGGCGCGTGCGAAAGGCGCTGCCGCGCCAGGTCTACAAGTACGTCGATCCGGGCTGGCACCGGCGCGGCATCGGCGGCATGTGGGAGGAGCTCGGGACGCTCCAGTTCCAGTACCTGGTCGACCACGGCCTCCAGCCGGAGCACTACCTGCTCGACGTCGGCTGCGGCCCGCTGCGCGGCGGCTGGCGCTTCATCGAGTACCTCGAGACCGGGCACTACTACGGCATCGACCGCCGCTTCGACCTGATCGAGGCCGGCCGCGACTTCGACCTGCGCCCGCGCGGCCTGATCGCCAAGCAGCCGGTGCTGCGCGAGCTGCACCACTTCGAGTTCGGCACGCTCCACCGAGCGTTCGACTTCGCGCTCGCCCAGTCGGTGTTCACGCACCTCTCGATCAACGAGATCATGCGCTGCCTGGTCGAGATGGACCGGGCGCTCGCCCCGGCCGGCAAGTTCTTCGCGACGTTCTACGAGGACACCCGCGGCCCGCGCGAGATCACGGACGTCCAGCAGAAGCCGGGCCTCGTCACCCACCTCGACCGCGACTTCTTCCACTACCACCTGAGCGTGTTCGAGTGGCTCTGCGAGGGCACGGGGCTCAAGGTCGAGTACATGGGTGGCTGGGACAACCCGCGCAACCAGAAGATGCTCTGCTTCACCCACCGCGGGGAGTAG